In Ancylothrix sp. D3o, the following proteins share a genomic window:
- a CDS encoding gas vesicle protein GvpG has translation MIWQLLTLPITGPLEGVAWIGEQILERASSELDSKENLSKRLLALQLAFDMGDISEEDFEVQEEELLLEMQALQDEQNAED, from the coding sequence ATGATTTGGCAATTATTAACTTTACCGATTACCGGCCCGCTTGAGGGTGTTGCGTGGATTGGCGAGCAAATTTTAGAACGCGCCAGCAGCGAACTCGATAGCAAAGAAAACCTCAGTAAACGCTTGTTAGCTTTGCAATTGGCGTTTGATATGGGGGATATTTCCGAGGAGGATTTTGAGGTGCAAGAAGAGGAGTTATTATTGGAAATGCAAGCGCTACAAGACGAACAAAACGCTGAGGATTAA
- a CDS encoding type II toxin-antitoxin system RelE/ParE family toxin — protein sequence MNTEYLPSFIKDLKSLKSTPIFGAIKTLVFEEIPNTPDFEELRQVKKLQGYENAYRIRVGDYRIGLTFDGEVVIFFRVLHRKEFYNYFP from the coding sequence GTGAATACAGAGTATCTCCCTAGTTTTATCAAAGACTTAAAATCTCTTAAAAGTACGCCGATTTTTGGAGCAATTAAAACCCTTGTCTTTGAAGAGATACCGAATACGCCAGACTTTGAAGAATTAAGACAAGTAAAAAAATTACAAGGCTATGAAAATGCTTATCGAATTCGGGTAGGTGACTATCGCATTGGTTTAACATTTGATGGCGAAGTCGTTATTTTTTTCCGTGTGCTACATCGTAAGGAATTTTATAATTACTTTCCTTAA
- a CDS encoding gas vesicle protein K, producing MSNEIVFEPKKSGKDAGLAPLVLTLVELIRQLMEAQVIRRMDAGLLDDDDLDRAGESLRRLEEQVINLCEIFEIDPADLNIDLAEFGSLLPKKEYYPGKTAGEASILELLDRLLHTGVVVEGSVDLGLAQLNLVHAKLRLILTSQPL from the coding sequence ATGAGTAATGAAATTGTTTTTGAGCCAAAAAAATCGGGGAAGGATGCCGGTTTAGCGCCTTTGGTTTTGACGCTGGTAGAGTTGATTCGGCAGTTGATGGAAGCGCAAGTAATTCGGCGAATGGATGCCGGTTTGTTGGATGATGATGATTTGGATCGTGCTGGGGAAAGTTTACGCCGGCTTGAAGAACAAGTGATCAATTTATGCGAGATTTTTGAAATTGATCCGGCTGACTTAAATATTGATTTGGCTGAATTTGGATCGCTTCTTCCTAAAAAGGAATACTATCCGGGGAAAACTGCGGGGGAGGCTTCAATTTTAGAGTTGCTTGACCGGCTGCTGCATACGGGGGTTGTGGTGGAAGGTAGTGTAGATTTGGGTTTGGCTCAGTTAAATTTAGTTCATGCTAAATTGCGATTAATTTTAACGTCGCAACCTCTCTAA
- the acnB gene encoding bifunctional aconitate hydratase 2/2-methylisocitrate dehydratase, with protein sequence MLESYRQHAAERAALGIPPLPLNAEQTSELCELLKNPPAGEEETLIELLRDRVPPGVDQAAYVKAGFLTAIAKSEIECPLIAPQWAVTLLGTMVGGYNVQSLVSLLQDRDPSIASAAAAALSKTLLVFDAFNDVLALADVNPYAKQVIDSWANGEWFISRPKLPKTITVTVFKVPGETNTDDLSPATHATTRPDIPLHALAMLESRMPGGLATIAELKQKGHPVAYVGDVVGTGSSRKSAINSVLWHIGNDIPYVPNKRNGGYILGSAIAPIFFNTAEDSGALPIECDVTNLETGMVITIHPYKGEITNESGEVISTFTLKPDTILDEVRAGGRIPLLIGRTLTDRTREALGLEPSTLFVRPTVPTETGKGYTLAQKMVGKACGLPGVRPGTSCEPRMTTVGSQDTTGPMTRDELKELACLGFSADLVMQSFCHTAAYPKPVDIKTHKDLPDFFAQRAGVALRPGDGIIHSWLNRMLLPDTVGTGGDSHTRFPLGISFPAGSGLVAFAAALGVMPLDMPESVLVRFKGELQPGVTLRDIVNAIPYIAIQKNLLTVEKQNKKNVFSGRIMEIEGLPDLKVEQAFELTDATAERSCAGCTIKLSVETVSEYLRSNVALLKNMAARGYQDARTIMRRVAKMEEWLANPVLLEADADAEYAEIIEIDLNEIKEPIVAAPNDPDNVKLLSEVAGDAVQEVFVGSCMTNIGHYRATAKVLEGAGSVQTRLWICPPTRMDEYQLKEEGVYGTFGAAGARTEMPGCSLCMGNQARVKDGVTVFSTSTRNFNNRMGKDARVYLGSAELAAVCSLLGRIPTVEEYQEIVAKKIDPFAGDLYRYLNFDQIAGFEDEGRVIPLEDMPKIEDILGMPVASR encoded by the coding sequence ATGCTTGAATCTTATCGCCAACACGCCGCCGAACGGGCAGCCTTGGGTATTCCGCCCCTGCCCCTCAACGCCGAGCAAACATCCGAACTCTGCGAATTGCTGAAAAACCCCCCAGCCGGCGAAGAAGAAACCCTGATTGAACTGTTGCGAGATCGCGTTCCCCCCGGAGTTGATCAAGCCGCTTATGTTAAGGCCGGCTTTTTAACCGCCATCGCTAAAAGTGAGATCGAATGTCCGCTAATTGCACCCCAGTGGGCCGTCACCCTCTTGGGTACAATGGTAGGCGGCTACAACGTGCAATCATTGGTGAGCTTGCTACAAGACCGCGACCCCTCCATTGCCAGCGCCGCTGCTGCTGCTTTGAGTAAAACACTCCTGGTATTTGATGCCTTTAACGACGTCCTGGCTTTGGCGGATGTCAACCCCTACGCCAAACAAGTCATCGACTCTTGGGCAAATGGTGAGTGGTTTATTTCTCGCCCCAAACTCCCCAAAACCATCACGGTAACGGTTTTTAAAGTCCCTGGCGAAACCAACACCGATGATCTTTCACCGGCCACCCACGCCACCACCCGTCCAGATATCCCCCTCCACGCCCTCGCCATGCTGGAATCACGGATGCCTGGCGGCTTGGCAACCATTGCAGAGTTAAAGCAAAAAGGTCATCCCGTTGCTTACGTTGGCGATGTGGTTGGGACAGGATCTTCTCGCAAATCAGCGATCAACTCTGTGTTATGGCACATTGGTAACGATATCCCCTATGTGCCGAATAAACGCAACGGTGGTTATATTTTGGGGAGTGCCATTGCACCTATCTTTTTTAACACTGCGGAAGATTCCGGGGCGTTACCTATTGAGTGTGATGTGACGAACTTGGAAACCGGCATGGTAATTACAATTCACCCCTACAAAGGTGAGATTACCAACGAAAGCGGGGAAGTGATATCTACTTTTACGTTGAAACCGGATACGATTTTAGATGAAGTGCGGGCCGGTGGCCGGATTCCGCTATTAATTGGCCGCACCCTCACCGACAGAACACGGGAAGCATTAGGTTTAGAACCTAGCACATTGTTCGTGCGTCCCACTGTTCCCACAGAAACCGGCAAAGGCTATACTCTCGCACAAAAAATGGTCGGCAAAGCCTGCGGATTACCGGGTGTGCGCCCTGGTACATCGTGCGAACCACGCATGACCACTGTCGGCTCACAAGATACCACCGGCCCAATGACACGGGATGAGTTGAAAGAGTTAGCTTGTCTGGGTTTCTCGGCAGATTTAGTGATGCAGAGTTTTTGTCACACGGCGGCATACCCGAAGCCGGTGGATATCAAAACTCACAAAGACTTGCCGGATTTCTTCGCACAACGGGCCGGTGTGGCTTTGCGTCCGGGGGATGGAATTATACATTCGTGGTTAAATCGGATGTTGTTACCGGATACGGTGGGAACAGGTGGCGATTCTCACACTCGTTTTCCTCTTGGTATATCTTTCCCTGCCGGTTCTGGGTTGGTAGCATTTGCCGCAGCACTCGGTGTGATGCCGTTGGATATGCCAGAGTCAGTTTTAGTGCGGTTTAAAGGTGAATTGCAACCGGGTGTAACCCTGCGGGATATTGTTAATGCAATTCCCTATATAGCGATTCAAAAAAATTTGCTGACGGTGGAAAAACAAAACAAGAAAAATGTTTTTTCCGGGCGAATTATGGAGATTGAAGGTTTGCCAGATTTGAAAGTTGAGCAGGCTTTTGAATTGACAGATGCGACGGCAGAAAGGTCTTGTGCCGGTTGTACAATTAAGTTGAGTGTAGAGACTGTTTCGGAGTATTTACGCTCGAATGTGGCGCTGCTGAAAAATATGGCAGCGCGCGGTTATCAAGATGCTCGCACGATTATGCGCCGCGTCGCAAAAATGGAGGAGTGGTTAGCGAATCCAGTTTTGTTGGAAGCGGATGCGGATGCGGAGTATGCGGAGATAATTGAGATTGATTTGAATGAGATTAAAGAGCCAATTGTGGCGGCTCCAAATGACCCGGATAATGTTAAGTTATTGTCGGAGGTTGCGGGGGATGCTGTGCAGGAGGTTTTCGTTGGTTCTTGTATGACTAATATCGGTCATTATCGGGCAACTGCGAAGGTTTTGGAAGGTGCAGGATCGGTGCAAACTCGATTGTGGATTTGTCCGCCAACTCGGATGGATGAGTATCAGTTGAAAGAGGAGGGTGTGTACGGTACTTTTGGGGCTGCCGGTGCGCGTACTGAGATGCCGGGATGCAGTTTGTGTATGGGGAATCAAGCGCGTGTTAAGGATGGTGTGACGGTGTTTTCAACGTCAACTCGTAATTTTAATAATCGCATGGGTAAGGATGCGCGGGTGTATCTTGGTTCTGCGGAGTTGGCGGCGGTTTGTTCGTTGTTGGGGCGTATTCCAACGGTAGAGGAATATCAGGAAATTGTGGCTAAGAAGATTGATCCTTTTGCCGGTGATTTGTATCGTTATTTGAATTTTGATCAAATTGCTGGGTTTGAGGATGAAGGGCGGGTTATTCCGCTTGAGGATATGCCGAAGATTGAGGATATTTTAGGGATGCCGGTGGCTTCTCGTTAA
- a CDS encoding EAL domain-containing protein yields the protein MLRSTDDFKYEPTISGKQPPQVRDIVPKSAKTPKKSPEIDVAESTLCQAVDLMPVAAVVARVAGGEILYANELFSQSFGLSSEKSIEYRQSDFYGDPAEYERLLATFPHNKVISNYPLKVKKIDGTLFSVSLSIRRVTFNDEPAILSSFCEVAGATSYNTNYAQNGHTQTETVANLIDKLQITLDAVPGIVSWIDSDLHYIKVNRHLADLFGLHPNDFVGKDIGFLGGSPDFKMFMGKFFAGNATEAMQEFPTKIGGQIHSCLIIAKKYNQGQAAFIVGIDITERKEAEAALRESEAKLKALLNSSLQSVLLIDRQRKIQAFNETANDGAKLFFDKFLREGALIDEYISREDLKRFNLDFQKAIKGGFVKTEIRIERTDQEHWFEINYNPVFDEKGQVTGVYFSAINIDARKKAIEALARSEERFRSLVQNSSDIITILETDATIRYQSPSIQRILGYEPKELIGKQALDYVHPEDKKAIEELFSEAIKRPGKVVKVEFRFRHASGDWVFLEAIGANRLEDQAIGGFVVNSRDISKRKRSEEKLRLFERALHSSINAIAITDTQAPDNPVVYVNPAFESMTGYSEQEVVGQNLRFLQGPEIEQPSLRKLRKALIEGTECKVILRNYHKNGRMFWNELYVSPVHNQKGILTHYIGVQSDISERKIAEEKLIHHAFYDALTGLPNRAFFTEQLTRAMIRTQRHPNYLCAVLFLDLDRFKVVNDSLGHSAGDSVLTEIAHRLEKCLTQCQLAPLSNSEVQAPNFVPPNVFVARLGGDHFVILLEGIRNIHHSTHIAEEIHKLFLQPFHINGHEVYISTSIGIALSSSSYDGKPDLLRDADIAMYHAKAQGKARSALFDKFMHDQAVVRLQLENDLRRAIEREEFLLHYQPIVCLKTGKISGFEALVRWQHPERGMISPAEFIPIAEETGLILPLGAWVLREACRQMKEWEKSIPLTISVNLSAKQFLQRDFVEQVDKILLETSFNSQFLKLELTETALIENTELTTDILCQLRQRNIQLSLDDFGMGYSSLSYLHRFPINTLKIDRSFVSRTGAADKNTQIVRAIVNLAHSLAMDVVAEGAETAENLALLRALGCEYGQGYYFSKPLPVEAAFALLTSSAQW from the coding sequence TTGCTAAGATCCACAGACGATTTTAAATACGAGCCAACCATCAGCGGGAAGCAACCGCCACAGGTGAGAGATATCGTGCCAAAATCGGCAAAAACCCCAAAGAAAAGTCCTGAGATTGACGTTGCAGAATCAACCCTCTGCCAAGCCGTAGATTTAATGCCGGTGGCGGCTGTTGTGGCGCGGGTAGCCGGTGGAGAGATTTTGTATGCCAACGAACTTTTTTCGCAAAGTTTTGGACTTTCAAGCGAAAAATCTATCGAATATCGGCAATCAGATTTTTATGGTGATCCGGCGGAATATGAAAGACTGCTGGCGACATTTCCTCACAACAAAGTTATTTCTAACTATCCCCTAAAAGTCAAAAAAATTGACGGCACTTTATTTTCGGTTTCCCTGTCAATTCGCCGAGTAACCTTTAATGACGAACCGGCAATTTTGAGTAGTTTTTGTGAAGTAGCCGGTGCCACTTCCTATAATACAAATTATGCTCAAAACGGACACACGCAGACAGAAACAGTTGCCAACTTAATTGATAAATTACAAATAACGCTGGATGCTGTGCCGGGAATTGTTTCTTGGATAGATTCAGATTTGCATTATATTAAAGTCAACCGGCATTTAGCAGATTTATTTGGATTGCACCCTAATGATTTTGTTGGCAAAGATATCGGTTTTCTCGGTGGCAGCCCCGACTTTAAAATGTTTATGGGCAAGTTTTTTGCAGGGAATGCCACAGAAGCCATGCAAGAATTTCCTACTAAAATTGGCGGGCAGATTCATAGTTGTTTAATTATTGCTAAAAAGTACAACCAAGGGCAGGCAGCGTTTATCGTCGGTATTGATATTACCGAACGAAAAGAAGCTGAAGCCGCTTTGAGAGAATCTGAAGCCAAATTAAAAGCTCTTTTAAACAGTAGCTTGCAATCGGTTTTATTAATAGATCGGCAGCGGAAAATTCAAGCATTCAATGAAACGGCCAACGACGGTGCAAAACTATTTTTTGACAAATTTCTTCGTGAAGGAGCATTAATTGATGAATATATCAGCCGCGAAGACTTGAAACGGTTTAACTTGGATTTTCAAAAAGCCATCAAAGGAGGTTTTGTCAAAACCGAAATCCGCATTGAAAGAACCGATCAAGAACATTGGTTTGAAATTAATTATAATCCTGTTTTTGATGAAAAAGGACAAGTCACCGGCGTTTATTTTAGCGCCATAAACATTGATGCTCGAAAAAAAGCAATTGAAGCCCTAGCCAGAAGTGAAGAGCGCTTTCGCTCCCTGGTGCAAAACTCATCAGATATCATCACAATTTTAGAAACCGATGCTACTATCCGCTATCAAAGCCCTTCAATTCAAAGAATTTTAGGTTATGAACCTAAAGAGTTAATCGGCAAACAAGCATTAGATTATGTTCATCCCGAAGATAAAAAAGCGATTGAAGAATTATTTTCTGAAGCAATAAAACGCCCCGGAAAAGTTGTAAAAGTTGAGTTTCGGTTTCGCCATGCCAGCGGCGATTGGGTATTTTTAGAAGCCATTGGTGCGAACCGCTTAGAAGATCAAGCAATTGGGGGTTTTGTTGTTAATTCTCGTGATATTTCTAAACGCAAACGTTCTGAAGAAAAACTGCGTTTATTTGAGCGAGCATTGCACAGTAGCATTAATGCAATTGCCATTACTGATACCCAAGCGCCGGATAATCCAGTGGTTTATGTAAATCCCGCTTTTGAAAGCATGACCGGCTACTCCGAGCAAGAAGTTGTGGGGCAAAACTTGCGATTTTTACAAGGGCCAGAAATCGAGCAACCGTCTTTAAGAAAGTTAAGAAAAGCCCTTATCGAAGGAACAGAATGCAAAGTTATTTTGCGAAACTATCACAAAAACGGACGGATGTTTTGGAATGAACTTTACGTCTCGCCGGTGCATAACCAAAAAGGAATCCTCACTCACTATATAGGAGTTCAAAGCGACATCAGCGAGCGAAAAATTGCCGAAGAAAAATTAATTCATCATGCCTTTTATGATGCCCTCACCGGCCTGCCAAATCGGGCTTTTTTCACCGAACAACTAACCAGGGCAATGATTCGTACCCAGCGGCATCCAAATTATTTATGTGCAGTTTTGTTTTTAGATTTAGACCGCTTTAAAGTAGTTAATGATAGCCTGGGTCATTCTGCCGGTGATAGCGTACTCACAGAAATTGCCCACAGGCTGGAAAAATGCTTAACCCAATGCCAGTTAGCCCCCCTCTCTAACTCAGAGGTTCAAGCGCCAAACTTTGTGCCACCAAACGTTTTTGTAGCGCGTCTGGGAGGCGATCATTTTGTAATTTTACTTGAAGGCATCCGCAACATTCATCACTCCACCCATATTGCCGAAGAAATTCATAAATTATTTCTCCAACCTTTTCATATTAACGGACACGAAGTTTATATTAGCACAAGCATCGGAATTGCCTTGAGTTCCAGCAGTTATGACGGAAAACCAGACTTACTGCGCGATGCCGATATTGCCATGTATCATGCCAAAGCACAAGGCAAAGCGCGTTCGGCTTTATTTGATAAATTTATGCACGATCAAGCCGTTGTTCGCTTACAGTTAGAAAATGATTTGCGACGAGCCATAGAACGCGAAGAATTTTTGTTACATTATCAACCGATTGTATGTTTAAAAACGGGAAAAATTAGCGGTTTTGAAGCATTAGTACGTTGGCAACATCCAGAGCGAGGCATGATTTCTCCGGCAGAATTTATCCCCATTGCCGAAGAAACTGGCTTGATTTTACCTTTGGGTGCTTGGGTTTTGCGGGAAGCTTGCCGGCAAATGAAAGAATGGGAAAAATCCATACCTTTAACCATCAGTGTCAATCTTTCTGCCAAACAATTCTTGCAGCGCGATTTCGTCGAACAAGTTGATAAAATTTTATTAGAAACAAGCTTTAATAGCCAATTTCTCAAATTAGAACTTACCGAAACAGCCCTGATCGAAAATACCGAATTAACTACCGATATTTTGTGCCAACTACGCCAGCGTAACATTCAGCTATCTCTCGATGATTTTGGGATGGGATATTCATCTTTGAGCTATTTACACCGCTTCCCCATCAATACTTTAAAAATAGACCGTTCTTTTGTCAGCCGCACCGGCGCCGCTGACAAAAATACCCAAATTGTCCGCGCTATCGTTAACCTCGCTCACAGTTTAGCAATGGATGTGGTGGCAGAAGGCGCCGAAACCGCCGAAAATCTCGCTTTATTAAGAGCTTTGGGTTGTGAATATGGGCAGGGATATTACTTCTCAAAACCCTTGCCGGTCGAGGCTGCTTTTGCTTTGTTGACTTCCTCTGCACAGTGGTAG
- a CDS encoding GTPase family protein: MDLRGLVQGLARDILGDQKISEDDFEKIYQMIEEKVDNEPPPRFAFIGETGVGKSSTLNALFNAGFEVSHIEACTQEVRGVEVSFNKVEGVKGALVAYDMPGLGESQLKQREHIALYEKVLKDVDVALWILDAQNRAIASVQQYLERELKAIDPRLLDRMVIALNKVELVYPGENAWHPLANLPSEEQEENIKGRIHDVKRKIREVLPTWKGKIVGYSAHKRYHLPQLFDAMMDAVPNKRRWVVASRKALADFLELVDPQLLPPEKRRERANNQPLQPGKMSDIVDKMPPEEFAKFAGDQKAFLAWLKKQGL; encoded by the coding sequence ATGGATTTACGAGGTTTAGTCCAAGGTTTAGCAAGAGACATTCTGGGCGATCAGAAGATATCTGAAGATGATTTTGAAAAAATCTACCAGATGATTGAAGAAAAGGTAGATAATGAACCTCCTCCTCGTTTTGCTTTTATTGGTGAAACGGGAGTAGGAAAATCCTCTACCCTCAACGCACTTTTTAATGCAGGTTTTGAGGTGAGTCATATCGAGGCTTGCACCCAAGAGGTACGAGGAGTAGAAGTCTCATTCAATAAAGTAGAAGGAGTTAAGGGAGCATTAGTTGCTTATGATATGCCTGGATTAGGTGAAAGTCAATTAAAACAAAGAGAACATATTGCACTTTACGAAAAAGTCTTAAAAGATGTAGATGTTGCTTTATGGATTTTAGATGCACAAAATCGGGCTATCGCTTCTGTACAGCAATATTTAGAAAGAGAACTCAAAGCAATTGATCCTAGGCTTTTAGATCGGATGGTCATTGCCTTAAATAAAGTAGAGCTAGTGTATCCGGGGGAAAATGCTTGGCATCCTTTAGCGAATTTACCTAGCGAAGAACAAGAAGAAAACATTAAAGGACGAATCCATGATGTTAAAAGAAAAATTCGTGAGGTATTACCCACATGGAAAGGAAAAATTGTAGGATATTCAGCGCATAAACGGTACCATTTACCCCAGCTTTTTGATGCCATGATGGATGCTGTCCCTAATAAAAGAAGATGGGTTGTTGCATCTCGTAAAGCATTGGCTGATTTTCTGGAGTTAGTTGATCCTCAGCTATTACCTCCAGAAAAAAGACGAGAAAGAGCAAATAACCAACCACTTCAACCTGGAAAGATGTCTGATATTGTTGATAAAATGCCACCGGAAGAGTTTGCTAAATTTGCTGGAGATCAAAAAGCATTTTTAGCGTGGCTAAAAAAACAGGGACTTTAA
- a CDS encoding GvpL/GvpF family gas vesicle protein, whose amino-acid sequence MGYGLYLYGIFPAPGPKNLQLKGLDGQPVQNHLIGEFAFLYSEAKQERYLASRRNLLGHEKVLEEAMQQGYRMLLPLQFGLTVEDWESVNQQLTAPYGESLKILFNKLEGRREVGVKVFWENEAELQKMVEENEILKAKRDRLEGQRLGMDQVIEIGQEIERGLEGRKQEIIEVFQAELNPLAVEMVENDLLTEKMIYNAAYLIPWDLEQTFSERVEKLDRLFESRLLIRYNNFTAPYNFSQLN is encoded by the coding sequence ATGGGATACGGACTTTATTTATACGGAATTTTCCCGGCGCCGGGGCCGAAAAATCTACAGCTAAAAGGCTTGGATGGTCAGCCGGTGCAAAATCATTTGATTGGTGAGTTTGCTTTTTTGTATTCGGAAGCAAAACAAGAGCGATATTTGGCAAGCCGGCGAAATTTATTAGGCCATGAAAAGGTGTTAGAAGAAGCGATGCAGCAGGGATATCGAATGCTATTACCGCTGCAATTTGGTTTGACGGTGGAAGATTGGGAAAGTGTGAATCAGCAGTTAACGGCACCTTATGGGGAAAGTTTAAAAATACTGTTTAACAAGTTAGAAGGCCGGCGGGAAGTTGGAGTTAAGGTTTTTTGGGAAAATGAGGCGGAGTTGCAGAAAATGGTGGAAGAAAACGAAATTTTAAAAGCTAAAAGAGATCGGTTGGAAGGTCAGCGTTTAGGGATGGATCAGGTGATTGAAATTGGCCAAGAAATTGAGCGGGGTTTGGAGGGCCGCAAGCAAGAAATTATTGAGGTATTTCAGGCAGAATTAAATCCTTTAGCGGTGGAAATGGTGGAAAATGATTTGTTAACCGAGAAAATGATTTACAACGCGGCTTATTTGATTCCTTGGGATCTTGAACAAACCTTTAGCGAACGGGTAGAAAAGCTTGACCGTTTGTTTGAATCGCGGCTGTTGATTCGCTATAATAATTTTACGGCTCCTTATAACTTTTCCCAACTTAATTAA
- a CDS encoding NB-ARC domain-containing protein yields MTIPDITEVLQLVDELVHKQTGEHLDDLQKKVIKGLWEGKSYTAIADKHKYKSSNYIGDVSRKLYKILSSQLGEDVSQSNFCWTIERFINKSKSNSVSQVQQGLINNSHISLCSKKTQDNSENNEENYPNKSYHDLTLAPKITHFYGREKELKTLSDFLLQQNTRLLSVLGLPGIGKTTLVKQFLDQNRQHFDILIWKSIKLSPSLDTIINEIITATNPDPLIADNQLTQLLKLFSQQKCLIVLDDVQEIFTGQQFTGQYKTQYKDYKTLFTRTTEVEHQSSLILISQEQCQEMHGLDEDFYPVKCLELEGLDNTGILKNQGLKDEENWLKIIDLYEGNPRYLKDIAGLIKNVYCGRVSEFLAEDSLILTQNIKYCLSELFQRLSPGEQEITLKLSQSKEPVSRDDLRQNLELSSSDLINGLCSLTRRYLLKRIEGEKVVFNLGPVFKEYVRLSKLRD; encoded by the coding sequence ATGACTATTCCAGATATTACAGAAGTTTTACAATTGGTAGATGAGTTAGTTCACAAACAAACAGGCGAACACTTAGACGATCTCCAAAAAAAAGTTATTAAAGGACTGTGGGAAGGAAAAAGTTACACAGCAATTGCAGATAAACATAAATATAAAAGTTCAAATTATATCGGAGATGTTAGTCGTAAGTTATATAAAATTTTGTCATCCCAGCTAGGAGAAGATGTTAGCCAATCTAATTTTTGTTGGACTATAGAAAGATTCATTAATAAATCTAAATCTAACTCAGTAAGTCAAGTTCAGCAAGGCTTGATTAATAATAGCCATATCAGTTTATGTTCTAAGAAGACTCAAGATAATTCTGAAAATAATGAAGAGAATTATCCCAATAAATCCTACCACGATTTAACCCTAGCCCCAAAAATAACCCATTTCTACGGACGCGAAAAAGAACTCAAAACCCTATCTGATTTCCTGCTCCAACAAAACACCCGCCTCCTCTCAGTCTTAGGATTACCCGGAATTGGCAAAACCACCCTCGTTAAACAATTTCTTGACCAAAACCGGCAACACTTTGATATCCTAATCTGGAAAAGCATCAAACTCAGCCCATCCTTAGATACCATCATTAATGAAATTATCACCGCTACCAACCCCGACCCCCTGATAGCAGACAACCAATTAACGCAACTTTTAAAACTTTTCTCTCAGCAAAAATGTTTAATCGTCCTAGATGACGTGCAAGAAATATTCACCGGCCAACAATTCACCGGCCAATATAAAACGCAATATAAAGACTATAAAACCCTCTTCACAAGAACCACAGAAGTTGAACATCAAAGCAGCTTAATCTTAATTAGTCAAGAACAATGTCAAGAAATGCACGGCTTAGACGAAGACTTCTATCCTGTTAAATGCTTAGAACTAGAAGGCTTAGACAACACCGGTATCCTCAAAAATCAAGGCTTAAAAGATGAGGAAAATTGGCTAAAAATAATTGATTTATATGAAGGAAATCCCCGATACTTAAAAGATATTGCCGGTTTAATTAAAAATGTCTACTGTGGCAGAGTTTCCGAATTTTTAGCAGAAGATAGCCTGATTCTCACACAAAATATAAAATATTGTTTAAGTGAATTATTCCAGCGATTATCCCCCGGCGAACAAGAGATAACTTTAAAATTGAGCCAATCGAAAGAGCCGGTTTCTAGGGATGATTTAAGACAAAATTTAGAACTGTCTTCAAGCGATTTAATTAATGGATTATGCTCTTTAACCAGACGCTATTTACTCAAAAGAATCGAAGGGGAGAAAGTAGTATTTAATTTAGGGCCGGTTTTCAAAGAATATGTAAGGTTGTCAAAATTGAGAGATTAA
- a CDS encoding aspartyl protease family protein, with amino-acid sequence MQIKNNLEMGKVFATLTIINRADQIRAEDGTISADQVRSITLKNVLVDTGATTLCLPADAIAKLGLKLLKEVDVATAMGIGKARIFRDATISMFEREGTFECLELPGGGDALLGVIPLEALGLEIDLKNQVLKPLPISPTETYLTIL; translated from the coding sequence ATGCAAATTAAAAATAATTTAGAAATGGGAAAAGTTTTTGCGACTCTAACAATTATTAATCGAGCCGACCAAATTCGGGCAGAAGATGGGACAATTTCAGCAGACCAAGTTCGCTCAATAACGCTCAAAAATGTTTTGGTGGATACGGGTGCGACGACTTTGTGTTTGCCGGCGGATGCTATCGCTAAATTAGGGCTGAAGCTTCTTAAGGAGGTGGATGTAGCAACGGCGATGGGTATTGGTAAGGCTCGGATTTTTCGGGATGCTACTATATCTATGTTTGAGCGTGAGGGAACGTTTGAGTGTTTGGAGTTACCGGGAGGTGGAGATGCACTTTTGGGGGTGATTCCTTTGGAGGCTTTGGGGTTAGAAATTGATTTAAAGAATCAAGTTTTGAAGCCTTTACCGATTAGTCCAACGGAAACTTATTTGACGATTTTGTAG